One stretch of Theropithecus gelada isolate Dixy chromosome 12, Tgel_1.0, whole genome shotgun sequence DNA includes these proteins:
- the CCL20 gene encoding C-C motif chemokine 20 isoform X2 — translation MCCSKSLLLAALMSVLLLYLCSESEASNFDCCLRYTDRILHPKFIVGFTQQLANETCDINAVIFHTKKGLSVCANPKQTWVKLIVRRLSKKINKM, via the exons ATGTGCTGTAGCAAGAGTTTGCTCCTGGCTGCTTTGATGTCAGTGCTGCTACTCTACCTCTGCAGTGAATCAGAAG CAAGCAACTTTGACTGCTGTCTTCGATATACAGACCGTATCCTTCATCCTAAATTTATTGTGGGCTTCACACAGCAGCTGGCCAATGAAACCTGTGACATCAATGCTGTCAT CTTTCACACAAAGAAAGGGTTATCTGTGTGCGCAAATCCAAAGCAGACCTGGGTGAAACTTATTGTACGTCGCCTCAG caaaaaaatcaacaagatgTAA
- the CCL20 gene encoding C-C motif chemokine 20 isoform X1 has protein sequence MCCSKSLLLAALMSVLLLYLCSESEAASNFDCCLRYTDRILHPKFIVGFTQQLANETCDINAVIFHTKKGLSVCANPKQTWVKLIVRRLSKKINKM, from the exons ATGTGCTGTAGCAAGAGTTTGCTCCTGGCTGCTTTGATGTCAGTGCTGCTACTCTACCTCTGCAGTGAATCAGAAG CAGCAAGCAACTTTGACTGCTGTCTTCGATATACAGACCGTATCCTTCATCCTAAATTTATTGTGGGCTTCACACAGCAGCTGGCCAATGAAACCTGTGACATCAATGCTGTCAT CTTTCACACAAAGAAAGGGTTATCTGTGTGCGCAAATCCAAAGCAGACCTGGGTGAAACTTATTGTACGTCGCCTCAG caaaaaaatcaacaagatgTAA